Sequence from the Candidatus Cloacimonadaceae bacterium genome:
ACAGAAAAAAAATCGATGTTTTTTACTGCAATCATATTCATCAAGTCATCAGTGTTCTATAAATCATTATCAATCATGTTCATCACGTCATCAGTGTTCCATAAATCATCATGAAATATAAGATCACCAAATACTCGCTTTTCATCCTGGACATCGCTATCGTGGTGTTCGCGTTTTTGTTTATTGCAAAGATCCGCACGGGGACGAGGGTGATTTTGGCAAGATATTCAAGATCGCTGATTCCATTTACTTTAATTTGGATCGGATCGGGGATCTGGGGGCTCAAATACTCGCTAAAAAAGGTCGGCAACGCCGGAGAGTTGATCAAGCGCATCCTCAAATGTGATGCCGTAGCGGTCATGCTCGTGTTTGTGCTGATGTATGTATTCCGCAAGTTCTACTATTCGCGCGGCATCGTTTTCGGCACGATCCTTGGCAGCGTTGCGATCGAGCTTTTTCTTTTTGTGGGGGTCTATTATGCTCTGCGGTTTCACAAGGCAAACAAAACCTTTGCCAGCACCAAACTGGTGACCCGATCCAAAGCGCTGGAAGAATCCCAAAGTCCCAAGTTCTTCCTCGATAGCAGCAGTTCAATACCCAGTATCCACAATTCCAGCTACAATCCGCCATATTCCGAGTGCAGCCCGGAAGACAGTATCCTGGTTCCGCTCTGGCAAAGCTATCTTGCCGATAATCCGAAACTCTTTGATTTCGTCAACGACTACCTCGATCTCACCAAGTTTGGCAAAACCGGCACCCTGGTGCTCCATTCCGAAACATATTTCAATATCCAAAACGAGAGCCCGGAATCACGGCAGATATTTATCAACCTCCACCGGATCAATGATTTCCGCCGCATCAACCTCTATCTGATCAAAGTGAATGAACTACTCGTCGATGGTGGCGTCTTCATTTGCCACGGACAGACCATTTCCCAGCGCCGCAATCAGATCTATCACCGTTTCACGCCATATCTCGGCATATTCATCTATTTCTTTGATTTTCTTATCCGGCGCGTTTTCCCCAAGCTCCCAGTTTTGCAGGGCTGGTATTTTGCTCTCACCAAAGGCAAGAACCGTGCCCTCTCCGAAACCGAGATGTTAGGCAGATTCTATTTCTGTGGATTTGACCTCATCCACAAACTTGAAATCAATGACACGATGCACTTTATCCTGAGAAAAGCCCGTGAACACCGAACCGATCCAAACCCCACATACGGTCCTTTTATCCGTTTGAAACGCAAAGGTAAAGACGGAAAGATCATCTATGTGAAGAAGTTCCGAACCATGCACCCATATAGCGAATACCTTCAGGATTATGTGTATCAAACCAACGCGCTCCAGGAAGGCGGGAAGTTCAAAGACGACTTCCGCGTAACCGCCTGGGGCAAGATCATGCGCGCCATGTGGATAGACGAGCTGCCCCAGATTCTCAATTTCCTCAAAGGCGAGCTGTCGTTAGTGGGTGTGCGTGCCCTCAGCGAACACTATTTCAACCTATATCCCCCTGAGATGCAACAGCTTCGCCTGAAGCTCAAACCAGGTTTGCTCCCCCCCTTCTATGCCGATATGCCCAACAGCATTGAAGATATCGTGGAATCCGAACGCCGCTATATTGATAGAAAGATGAAACATCCATTTCGCACGGATTGGACTTATTTCTGGAAAGGAGTATGGAATATCTTGGTGAAAAGGGCGAGGAGTAAGTGAACATGATGAACAAGACACCAAATTGGGGAGCACAGGAAAATCAGGATATATAGGATATTTTCTACAAAACACTCATAGCTATTGTAAAGGCGGGATTTCGATCCCGCCTTTTTTTTTATTCAAATCCAAAGCATCAGAGAGATGTTTGTCGGTGAACGGGTGAACCAACTCTGTAGCTCATCCCTTCACTCGTTCACCTGATCACTCGTTCACCTGTTCACTTGAAAAAAGAGATGAATATCACCGCTATCTGGGACTCAATCACTGCCTTCCAGCACTCTACTGATAGTCGAAAGCAGCTCATCTCGCATAAATGGCTTATGCAAGGCTGCTTTGGCGCCAAGCTTCTTTGCCAGAGGGAGATAGCTATCCGGACCAAACTTTCCGCCGCCGGACATGGCGATGATTTTGATGTCTGATTTGCAGTTCAGTAATTCCTGGA
This genomic interval carries:
- a CDS encoding sugar transferase; protein product: MKYKITKYSLFILDIAIVVFAFLFIAKIRTGTRVILARYSRSLIPFTLIWIGSGIWGLKYSLKKVGNAGELIKRILKCDAVAVMLVFVLMYVFRKFYYSRGIVFGTILGSVAIELFLFVGVYYALRFHKANKTFASTKLVTRSKALEESQSPKFFLDSSSSIPSIHNSSYNPPYSECSPEDSILVPLWQSYLADNPKLFDFVNDYLDLTKFGKTGTLVLHSETYFNIQNESPESRQIFINLHRINDFRRINLYLIKVNELLVDGGVFICHGQTISQRRNQIYHRFTPYLGIFIYFFDFLIRRVFPKLPVLQGWYFALTKGKNRALSETEMLGRFYFCGFDLIHKLEINDTMHFILRKAREHRTDPNPTYGPFIRLKRKGKDGKIIYVKKFRTMHPYSEYLQDYVYQTNALQEGGKFKDDFRVTAWGKIMRAMWIDELPQILNFLKGELSLVGVRALSEHYFNLYPPEMQQLRLKLKPGLLPPFYADMPNSIEDIVESERRYIDRKMKHPFRTDWTYFWKGVWNILVKRARSK